The genomic stretch AGCCCAATTATCACCTACTGTTGAAGGTGTATTCATTCTTGAATCATTCCCTAAACCTAATATATCTTGTAGAGGTACTATAATCCTATTAGATTTTGAAGCATAAAGTGCTTCTATTGCTCTCCATTGAATAGGTTCCCAAATATTGGTATCATATTCTTTTAAAAAGTTTTTTAAATTTTCATCACAAATATTTTTTTCTTTTTCATTTAAAGTTTCATACCACTCAACTATTGGCATATTATCATGTGTACCTGTATAGGCAACTGAATTTTCAGGATAATTTTTAGGATGATACATATTATCCCATTCAGCTAAACCAAACTCTAATACTTTCATATTTGGATACTTTGTTTGCTCTAAAAGTTTAAAAACATCTGCTGTAAGAGTTCCTAAATCTTCTGCTATTATATCCATCTTAGTTATTCTATTTTCTAATTTTTTAAAAAATTGGTATCTAGGTCCTTTTTGCCATTTTCCATTGATAGCAGTTTTTTCTCCATAACAAATAGCCCAATAAGATGCAAAACCTCTAAAATGATCTAGTCTTAAAATATCGTAGAGTAAAAAACTATGTTTCACTCTACTTATCCACCAAGAATAATTAGTTCTTTCTAATTCTTTCCAATCATAGAGTACATTTCCCCATAATTGTCCAGTCTTAGAAAAATAATCCGGTGGGCAACCTGCTACAGATTTTATTTTTAAATGTTTATCAAAGCAAAATAATTTTGGAGTTTGCCAAGTATCAGCACTATGTGTTGCAACATATATAGGTAAGTCCCCTATAATTTTTATTCCTTTTTTATTTGCATAATTTTTTAATTGTTTCCATTGTTTATGAAAATAATATTGTATAAAACTTTCGTATAGATATTCTTCATAATGAATTTTCTTAGCTTCCTCTATAATTTTTTTATCTCTAAACTTATATTCTTTTTGCCAAGTATTCCACATTCTACCTTTAAATTTTTTATTTAAAGCAAGAAAAAGTGCATAATCTTCTAACCAAAATTGATTATCTTTTTGAAATTTTTTAAACTCTTCTTCTTCCTTATTTTTGTAAAAAAAAGCCTGAGAAGCCTTTCTTATTAAAGACTCTTTCTGGCTTTTTATATATTCATAATCAACATAGGATACTTCTTGTTTTAATATATCAATATCCTCTTGTGTTAAATACTCATTATTAACTAAATTTTCTAAATCTAAATATAAAAAATTTCCAGCAAAAGTAGAAGGTGACTGATAAGGAGAATTTCCATATTCCACAGGACATAGTGGTAATATTTGCCATAGACTTTGTCCTGAAGCTTCTAAGAAATCAACAAAACGATATGCTTCTTTTCCAAAATCTCCAATACCATAAGAACTTGGTAGAGAACTTATAGC from Fusobacterium hwasookii encodes the following:
- the malQ gene encoding 4-alpha-glucanotransferase, whose translation is MKRECGVLLAISSLPSSYGIGDFGKEAYRFVDFLEASGQSLWQILPLCPVEYGNSPYQSPSTFAGNFLYLDLENLVNNEYLTQEDIDILKQEVSYVDYEYIKSQKESLIRKASQAFFYKNKEEEEFKKFQKDNQFWLEDYALFLALNKKFKGRMWNTWQKEYKFRDKKIIEEAKKIHYEEYLYESFIQYYFHKQWKQLKNYANKKGIKIIGDLPIYVATHSADTWQTPKLFCFDKHLKIKSVAGCPPDYFSKTGQLWGNVLYDWKELERTNYSWWISRVKHSFLLYDILRLDHFRGFASYWAICYGEKTAINGKWQKGPRYQFFKKLENRITKMDIIAEDLGTLTADVFKLLEQTKYPNMKVLEFGLAEWDNMYHPKNYPENSVAYTGTHDNMPIVEWYETLNEKEKNICDENLKNFLKEYDTNIWEPIQWRAIEALYASKSNRIIVPLQDILGLGNDSRMNTPSTVGDNWAWRIYWNYRHNDLENKLFNLARKYGRINKGEDNGI